The following proteins are encoded in a genomic region of Salvelinus namaycush isolate Seneca chromosome 12, SaNama_1.0, whole genome shotgun sequence:
- the LOC120056739 gene encoding ubiquitin-like protein 3 produces the protein MDGERARDFFSAWSVCVAAPHPLLIPSSSPCVFQINLRLILVSGKTKEFLFSPNDSAADIAKHVYDNWPMDWEEEQVSSPNILRLIYQGRFLHGNVTLGALKLPLGKSTVMHLVARETLPEPNSQGQRNREKTGESNCCVIL, from the exons ATGGATGGAGAAAGAGCACG TGATTTCTTCTCCGCCTGGTCTGTTTGTGTGGCAGctcctcatcccctcctcatcccctcctcatCCCCTTGTGTGTTTCAGATTAACCTACGTCTCATCCTGGTCAGTGGGAAGACGAAAGAGTTCCTGTTCTCCCCCAACGACTCGGCCGCAGACATCGCCAAACACGTTTACGACAACTGGCCAATGG ACTGGGAGGAGGAACAGGTTAGCAGTCCTAACATCCTGAGGCTAATCTACCAGGGCCGCTTTCTACATGGAAACGTCACGCTAGGAG ctcTCAAATTACCCTTGGGAAAATCCACAGTGATGCATTTAGTTGCCAGAGAGACGTTACCTGAGCCAAACTCCCAAG gtcagagaaacagagagaagacaggagagagtaACTGCTGTGTCATCCTGTAA